GTCCAGATCTTGGTGCCATTGACCACGAAGTGATCCCCGGCATCGACGGCGCTGGTCTTGAGGCTGGCGAGGTCGGAGCCGGCGTTGGGTTCGGAGAAGCCCTGGCACCAGCGGATCTCGCCGCGCGCCATCGGCGGCAGCAGCTCGCGCTTCTGCTCTTCGGTGCCGAACTCCAGCACCACCGGGCCCAGCATCCAGATGCCGAGGTTGATCTGCGGCGGGCGGCAGCGCAGGCGGCGCATTTCGGACTCGAGCACCGCGTTCTGCTCCGGGCTCAGCCCGCCGCCGCCATACGCGGCCGGCCAGTCTGGGCAGAACCAGCCCTTGTCGCGCATGCGCTCGAACCACAGGCGCTGGTCCGCATTCTTGAACTCGACTGTGCGCCCGCCCCACACCAGCTCGCCGTCGGGCATCGCGGTGCGCATCGAGGGGGGGCAGTTGGCCTCGAGCCAGGCCCGGGTCTCGCGGCGGAAATCTTCGAGGGTGCTCATGTCTTCTTCCTGTGCGGGGTTCAGCGCGAACGCGGCATGCCGAGGCCGAACTGTGCCACCAGTTCGCGCTGGATCTCGTTGGTGCCGCCGCCGAAGGTCAGCGTGACCGAGGCGCGCACCTCGTACTCCAGTTCGCCGAGCAGCGCCGCGGCGGCCGAGCCCTCGCGCACCAGGCCGCTGGCGCCGACGATCTCGGACAGCTTGCGCAGGATATCGACCACCGACTCCGAGCCGTACACCTTGGTCGCCGAAGCCAGCGCCACGTCCATGTGGCCGCGCTCGAGGTCGGCGGCGATGCGGAAGTTGATCAGCCGCATGGCTTCGATCTTCGCGTAGCACTCGGCGAGCAGGCTGCGCACCCAGGCCGCATCGACCGCGCGGCGGCCGTTCTCGTCCCTGGCCTTGGCCCACAGCAGCACGCGACGGAACAGAGCGACGACCTTGTCCGACCACGAACCCAGGCCGAGGCGTTCGTGGTTGAGCTGGGCGGTGATCAGCTTCCAGCCGCCGTTGAGCTCGCCCACCAGCATGTCCCTGGGCACCTTGACGTTGTCGTAGTAGGTGGCGGCGGTCGGGTTGCTGCAGGTCGGGATGACGGTGTGCGAGAAGCCTTCGGCCGTGGTGTCCAGGATCAGGATGGACACGCCCTTGTGGCGCGGCAGGTTGGGGTCGGTGCGCGCGGCGAGCCAGACGTAGTCGGCAGCCTCGGCGCCCGAGGTCCACAGCTTGTTGCCATTGACCACGAAGTGGTCGCCTTCCAGCCGCGCACTGGTCTTGAGCGTGGCGAGGTCGGAGCCCGCCTCCGGCTCGGAATAGCCGATGGCGAACATGATCTCGCCGGCGGCGATGCCGGGCAGGAACTTCTTCTTCTGCAGCTCGGTGCCCGCCTCCATCAGCGCCGGACCGACCGTGCTGATGGTGACGAAGGGCAGCGGCGCACCGGCGATGTTGGCCTCCTCGAAGAAGATCAGCTGTTCGGTGGCCGCATAGCCCTGGCCACCGTGCTCCTTGGGCCAGCCCACCGCCAGCCAGCCGTCCGCGCCCATCTTGCGGATGGTGTTGCGGTACAGCTCGCCGCCTTCCTTGCCACGCAGCTCGCTGCGCAGCTCGGGGGTCATCAGGGTCTGGAAGTAGTCGCGCACCTTCAGGCGCAGCACGTGTTGTTCCGGGGTCAGATCGACGAACATCGTCCGCTCTCCTCAATCATTCTGTCAGGCGACGCCGAGGATGAGGCCGCTGGTGGGCACGCCGGTACCGGCGGTGACCAGCACGTTCTCGACATCGGCGACCTGGTTGGCCGCGCTGCCGCGCACCTGGCGCACCGCCTCGGCCACGCCGTTCATGCCGTGGATGTAGGCCTCGCCCAGCTGGCCGCCGTGGGTGTTGATCGGCAGCTTGCCGCCGCGGGCATGCTCGCCGGCACGGATGAAGTCCTTCGCCTCGCCGCGCTTGCAGAAGCCGAACTCTTCCAGCTGCGGCAGCACGAAGGGGGTGAAGTGGTCGTAGATCACCGCGGTCTGGAAGGCGTCGGGGCCGAGGCCGGACTGGGCGTAGAGCTCCTTTGCCACCACGCCCATCTCCGGCAGGCCGGTGATGTCGTCGCGGTAGTAGGAGGTCATGCTCTGCTGGCCTTCGGTGATGCCCTGCGAACCGGCCTTGATGATCACCGGCTTCTGCTTGAGGTCGCGGGCGCGCTCGGCCGAGGTGATGACCATCGCCACCGCGCCGTCGGACTCCTGGCAGCAGTCGAGCAGGCGCAGCGGTTCGGCGATCCACTTCGAGGCCTGGTGCTCTTCGAGCGTGATCGGCTTGCCGTAGAAGAAGGCGGCCGGGTTGGTGGCGGCGAAGTCACGCACGGCGACCGACACGCGGCCGAAGTCCTCGCTGGTCGCGCCGTATTCGTGCATGTAACGCTGGGCGAACATGCCCACCCAGGCGGCCGGGGTGTGGAAGCCGTAAGGCATGTACCAGCCGTAGTTCACGTTCTCGAAGATCGGCGTCGAGCCGAAGCCGTAGGTGCCGGTGCCGAAGCGGTACCAGGAGCGCTCGTTCATCGCGCGGAACACCACCACCACCTTCGCCAGGCCGGTCGCCACCGCCATCGCGGCGTGCACCACCGGCGCGCAGGCGGCGCCGCCGCCATGCGGGATCTGGGAGAAGAACTTGACGTTCTTGCAGCCGAGCAGGCGCGCGATCTCGTAGTCGGGCACCTTGTCCATGGTATAGGACGAGAAGCCCTCGACCTCGGAGGGGTCGATGCCGGCGTCGGCGAGCGCGGCCAGCGTCGATTCCATCGCCAGGCGCAGCTCGGTGCGGCCGGAGTTCTTGGAGAATTCGGTCGCGCCCAGGCCAACGATGGCGGCGCGGCCGGAAAGGGACATATCCGTCATGAGTTCGGTTCTCCGCGTGTCAGGGCATCACCAGCGTGGCCGAACCGGTCACGTGGCTGCCCATCGAGTTCTTGCCCTTGAGCGCGACTTCCACCTCGCGGGTGGCCGCGTCGGCGCGGACGACCTCGCCGCTGAAGGTCATGGTGTCGCCCGGGTAGTTGGGGGCGCCGAGCTTGATCTTGAGAGCCTTGAAGCGCGCCGCCGGACCGGCCCAGCCCTCGATGAAGCGCTGGGTGAGGCCGCTGGTGGTGAGGATGTTCATGAACACGTGCGGCGAGCCGAGCTGCTGCGCGGCTTCCATGTCGTGGTGGCCCGGGAAGTAGTCGCGGGTGGCGATCGCGGTCGAGGCGATCAGCGTCGTGGTGATCGGGATCGCCAGCTCCGGCAGCGCCTCGCCGGGGCGCACGTCGTCAAAGCGCTTGCTGTTCTTCGAGGTCATATTTCCATCCCAGCTTGTCGTTGTTGGCGAGCCAGTCGCCGAGTCGTTCGAGCGTGGCGGCGCTGCCGCCCAGCGTGATGCCGAGCGCGCGGCTCCAGTACAGGTAGCGGTGGATCGGGTAGGTCAGATCGACCCCGATGCCGCCATGCACGTGCTGCGCCTTGTGGCCGACGAGGTGGCCGCACTCGCTGGCCAGATACTTGACCGCCAGCGCCTCGGACGGCGACGGCAGGCCGGCGTCCAGGCGATACACCAGCTGCCACAGTGCGGAGCGCAGCGCCTCGATCGCGATGTGGGCGTCGGCCATGCTCATCTGCACGGCCTGGAAGGTGGCGATGGCGCGGTCGAACTGGCGGCGCTCGTTGATGTACTCGACGGTGCGGCGCACCTGCTCGCTGCTCACGCCCAGCTGCAGCGCGGCGAGCGCGGCAATCGCACGCTGCTCCAGCCAGGGCAGCGCGGCCTCGGGCAGCACGGCGTCGGCGGCCAGGCGATGAGCGCGGAAGCCGAGATCGGCGACCGCCTCGCGGTGCGTGAACACGCCGGGCACTTTCTCGATGCCCGCGTCGCGCAGATTCACCGACACCAGCCGGGGGCCGTCGTCGGTCTCGGCCAGCAGCAGCGCGCGGCACACTTCCGCACCCAGCGCCACGGCGGCGACCGTGCCGTCGAGCACCCAGCCCTCACCCTCACGGCGCGCCTCGAGCGCGATGCCGTGGGTACGCGCCGCGGCACCGAGCGCCAGCGTGATCATCAGCTTGCTTTCGGCGGCGGCTGCAGCGATCTCGGCACCGCCGGCACCACCGAAGCGCGCCAGCGTGGCGGCAGCGAGCTGGTGGCGCCACAGCGGCACATGGCCGAGGCCGCGCCCCTGGGCCTCGAGCACCAGCATCAGCTCGGTCATGCCGAGCCCGGTGCCGCCCGCGTCCTCGGGAATCGCCAGCGCGTGCAGGCCGGTTTCCACGCATTGCTTCCACAGGTCGGCCATGAAGGGCTCGCCCGCAGTGTCGAAGGCGCGCAGGCGGTCGTCGGTGCACAGGTCGCCGAACAGGCTGCCCGCCATGTCGGCGATGGCGCGCTGATCGTCAGTCAGTTGAAAATCCATGCTCCTCTCCTCAGGCCGCGATCGGGCGGAACATCGGCAGGGTCAGTTCGCCGTCGTCGAAGGACTGGAACTCGACCTGCACGCGCTGGCCGATCCGGATCTCGTCGCGCTTGACGCCGACCAGGCCGGCGATCAGACGCACGCCCTCGTCGAGCTCGATGAGGCCGATCGGGTTGGGGTGCTCGAAGGGCGGCACCTCGGGGTAGTGCATCACCACGAACGAATACAGGCTGCCCTTGCCGGACGCCTCGATCGTGTCCCAGTCGAAGGAGTGGCACTTGATGCACACCGGTGCCGGCAGGTGGCGCAGCGTGCTGCAGCAGGTGCAGCGCTGGATCCGCAGCTTGCCGGCCTCGACGCCTTCCCAGAAGAAGCGGGTGTCGTCGCTGATGCCGGGCTTCGGGCGCTTGAACTTGGGCACTGCCGGGGCCGCGCCCTTCTCGACGGGCTTGGGCACGTTGGCGGGGCGGAACTTGAAGACGCGGAACAGCAGCTGGCCGACCTTCTCGTCACCCTCGGGCTTCTGCGAGAAGAAGCTCATGATCAGGGTGACGAAGTAGCCGGTGCCGAGCGCGGTGGTCTTTTCCTCGCCGACCGCATCGAGACGGGTGGTGTAGTAGAGCTTCTCGCCCAGCTTCACGTAGCGCTCGAAGCTGAGATCCGAGTTCACCGCCACCACCGAGGGGAAGCCGTGCGCCTCGAGTGTCTTCAGCACCTCGTAGGGGTTCTCGTCGGTCGAGCCCGGCGCGTAGTTGTTCATGTGCAGGCCTTCGAGACACCAGGCCTGCAGCATCGCCGGCGGCGCCACGATGCCGCCGAATTCGGTGGTCGCGGCATAGTCCGCGTCGAGGTAGAGCGGATTATCGACGCCCATCACCTCGCACCACTGCCGGATCATCGGCGCGTTGACCTCGTCCCAGGCGTAGACGCGACCGTACTCGCGACCCACCTTGGCACGCACTTCGGACATCCATTCCTGTTCAGCCAAGTTCGTCTCCTGCTCTTGTGTGAGGCGCTTTCGATGGACGGCCGCGCCTGCGGGACCCTGCCGCGAGTGGAGCTTTCGCCACCGCGGTGGCGCGTCCTTTCGCAGCGCTTGCAGCGAGTCTAAGAGCAGGACCTGCACGGCACTTCGTCTGAACGGACGATGGACAAGGCAGGCGAAACCCGACATTCGGCGCGGACTTCCGGGACCGCCTTAGTCCCATCGGACGATGTGCCCCCACCCCCTGGCAACGACCATCCGCCCGACAGAAGAAAGCGGCGCGCATCGGCATGCGCCGCATACGGAGACAGCCAATGGATTCACGTACCGACACGCGCTCAGCCTGGGCGGTGTATGCCGCGCTGCTGTTCGGCACCTTCATCACCATCGAGGCCGCCGCCTTCCAGGCGCCCGCGCTGCCGAGCGTGACCCGGCATTTCGGCATTCCGGTGAACATGTCGGCGCTGATCCTGATCCTGTATTCGCTCGCGCTGACGGTATTCGCCCCCATCATGGGCCGCCTAGGCGACCAGCACGGACGCAAGCGGGTCATCACCATCGGCATGGTGGTGTTCGCAGCGTCGGAGTTCGCCGCCGCCTGGGCACCGAACTTCTGGTTCTTCCTCGGCGCTCGCTTCGTCCAGGGCCTGGGCGCGGCATGCATCCTGCCGGGCGTGTTCGCCTACGCAACCCACCTCTTTCCCGATAACAAGCGCGGCCTGGCGCTGGGCATCCTCGCCTTCACGATGACCTTCGGTGCCGCCTCGGGCGGCCTGCTCGGCGGCCTGCTGATCGACCGCCTGGGCTGGCCCAGCGTGTACTGGATCAGCGGCGCGCTCACACTGTTCGGCCTGGTGCCCGTGCGCATGCTGGTGCCCGAGATCGCCCCGGCCAAGCACCAGGCCGCCTTCGACTACACCGGCGCGATGCTGCTGTTCGCCGTCATCGCCTCGCTGCTGTCGCTGCCCACCTGGGCGACCAACTTCGGCAAGGAATCGCCCATCACCTGGGCCATCGTGGTCGTCGGCATCAGCGCGCTGATCGTCCTGTGGCGGCACAGCAAGCGCATGGCCAACCCGGTGATCGACCTCGGCATCCTGGCGCGCGGCACCTTCGCCACGCCCTCGGCGATCTACTGGCTGCACATGATCTTCTCCAGCGGCGTCGTCTATTCGCTGGCCTTCTTCATCAACAGCCGCCCGGGCGGCACGGCAGCGCAGTTCGGCTTCGTCACCCTCTTCCTCTACGGCAGCGGGCTCATCAGCTCGCCGATCGCAGGCAAGCTGGTCGACCGCATCGAACCGCGCGTGCTGGTCATCATCGCCATGCTCGCCAGCCTGGGCGGGACCCTGCTCTTCCTCAACATCGACGTCACCACGCCGCTGTGGATGGTGATCGCGGTGGCCTGCATCATGGGCCTGTCGATCGGCTGCAACACCCCGGCGATCATGAAGCTGGCGCTGGGCGCGGTACCCGCCAAGGACATGGGCGCGGGCAGCGGCCTCTTCAGCATGTTCCGCGACCTCGGCAGCCCCACCGGCTCGTCGCTGTCGCTGGCCGTGTTCGGCGCCAGCCTGGCCTACGCCACCCAGACGGCGATCAGCCGACAGATCGCCGCGCTCGGTCTCGATGCGGCAGACCTGGAGGCGCTGGCCCGCGCCGCCGGCAGCCGCGCGCGCGAGCTCCCCGCCGAGGTCGCCGCCCGCCTGGGGGAGCACGGCCTGTCCGCCGAGGCCGTGCTCGCCGAAGCAAACGTCGCCGGCCTGAATGCAGCCCTCGCCAACGTGGGCTACATGCTGCTCGGTCTCATCGTGCTGGCCCTGATGCTGAGCCTGCGGCTGGGGCGCACGCGCACTCGAGCAGTGGTGGGGGACGCGCGGGCGCCTGCGGGCTGAGCGGATTACCCACGGATGGCGCGTCGCGAGATACATGAGGATCAGCGGCGCGGATGCCGGTTGCTTCGGTAGCCTTACTACTCACGCTGAAACGTTGCGCCAGCCTCAGCCCTCCCCACGCCCCCCGCAAACTCCCCCGGCGTCGCGCCGAAGTGCTCGCGAAAGCTGGCGATGAAGGCGGACACCGAGTCGTAGCCGCAGGCGATGGCGACGTCGGTGACGCCCTCGCCGGCCTCGAGCAGGGGCAAGGCGCTGATCAGGCGCAGGCGCTGGCGCCACAGCCGGAAGTTCAGGCCGGTGTGCTGGCGGAAGAGCCGCGCCAGCGTGCGTTCCGAGCACCCCAGGCGTGCGCCCCAGGCCGCCAGCCCGTCCCGCGAGTCGGGCTCGGCCTCGAACGCCTCGCACACCCGGCGCAGGCGCGGTTCCTGCGGCAGCGGCAGCATGAGGCCGAGCGCGGGCGCTGCGGCCACCTGGTCCAGCAGCACCGCGGCGAGCCGGCCGCCCGGGCCGTGCTCCTCACACTCCGCGGGCAAGTCGCCGAAGGCGCGGATCAGCTCGCGCAGCAGCGGACTCACGGCGAGCACGCGGCAGCCGCCTTGCGCACCGGGCACGGCCGAGGGATCGATGTACAGGCTGCGGATCTCGGTGTCTGCGGAGCACCGCACCTGGTGCGCGACGCCTGCCGGAATCCACACCGCGCGCTGCGGCGGCGCGATGTAGCGTCCGGCGTCGGTGCGCACGTCGAGTACGCCCGCCACCGCATACGCGAACTGGACCCAGGGATGAGCATGACGATAGCCGAGCGCGCGATTGGCTACCGACTCGGTGTGACCGAAAACCGGGCGCGGCAGGGCGGCGAGGCCGGCAAGCTCCTCCGGAAGAGACTGCGGCATGTCTTGTCAGCGATATCACAGGGCCGGTTGGCGTTAGCTGGAAGTATCGGCCTCCGTTAGGCTTCCTCACAAGCCCAAGGGCTTCGCGGCCTGGCCATTCTGCCTGCCGCCCCCTTTCCCGCTCCTTTCCCGCTGACTCCCCGCTCATTCCCTGCCCCATCGCCATGAACCTCCTGACGCTACTATTCGACCGCTTCACGATCCTGCTCACTGCCGTCGTGGTGCTGGCCACCGTTCTGCCCGCGCAGGGCGCATTCGCCGTGTTCTTCGACTGGCTGACCCATGCTGGGATCGCGCTGCTGTTCTTCCTGCATGGCGCGCGGCTTTCGCGCCGGGCCATCATCGACGGGGCGATGCACTGGCGCCTGCACCTGCTGGTGTTCGTGTGCACCTTCGCGATGTTTCCCCTGCTCGGCCTTGCGCTCGGGCCGGTGCTGCGCCCGCTGCTGGGCGACGGGCTCTGGCTCGGCATGCTCTACCTGTGCCTGCTGCCGGGCACGGTGCAATCGGCCATCGCCTTCACCTCGATCGCGCGCGGCAACATTCCGGCGGCCGTCTGCGCGGCGTCGGCCTCGAGTCTGGTCGGCATCGTGCTGACGCCGCTGCTGGCGGATCTGGTGCTGGGCAGCACCGGGGCGGGCGTGTCGCTCGGCGAGGCGATCGTGAGGATCGGCGTGCAGTTGCTGCTGCCCTTCACGGCCGGCCATGCCCTGCGGCCGTGGGTCGCCGACTGGGTGGCGCGCCGGCAGCGCTGGCTGCGCGTGGTCGACCAGGGGTCGATCCTGCTCGTGGTCTATACGGCCTTCGGTGCGGCGGTGCTCGACGGAATCTGGCGCATGGTGCCGGCCTCGGCGCTGGCGCAGTTGGTGGTGTGCTGCGTGGTGCTGCTCGCGCTCGTGCTGCTCGCCACGACGTGGCTCGCGCGCGCGTTCGGCTTCGATGTCGAGGACGAGATCACGATCGTGTTCTGCGGCTCGAAGAAGAGCATGGCGACCGGCGTGCCGATGGCGCAGATCATCTTCAGCGGCGGGGCGGCGGGCCTCGCCATTCTGCCGCTGATGGTGTTCCACCAGATTCAGTTGATGGTGTGCGCCGTGATGGCGCGGCGATACGCCGAGCGCGACCAGCAGGCCGCCGTGGAGCAGCACGCCCCGCAATGAGGGCCGAGGCCGCGCCGCGCCTCTGAGTCGGGCGTGGCCTCGTCAGGGCTGATCGCCGGTATTGGCCGCGGCGAGGAAGGCGGGCCGTTCGCCACCGCCATGCAGCAGCAGGTTGGTGCCGGCGAAGTAGGCCGCCATCGGCGAGCCGGCATACAGGCAGGCGTTGGCGATGTCGTCCGGCGTGGCCATGCGGCCGGCAGGGATGGTGGCGCCGACCGCGGCGATGCCGGCCTCGTCGCCATAGTGCAGGTGCGCCTGCTCGGTCTGCACCAGCCCCGGGCTGATCGTGAGCACGCGCACCTTGGGCGCCCACTCCACCGCCAGCGAGGACGCCAGCGACAGCACGCCGGCCTTGGCCGCGCCATAGGCGGCGGTGCCCGGCGAGGGGCGCGAGGCGGCGACGCTGCCGATGAAGATGATCACGCCGCCTTCGGCCTGCTGCTGCATCAGTGCATTGGCTTGCTGGGCGACGTTGAGCGGGGCGATCAGGTTGAGGCGGATGATGCCCTCGTGAAAGCGCGGCGAGGCCTTGTCGGCAAGCGCGAAGGGCGCGCCGCCGGCGTTGTTGACCAGCACGTCGAGGCGGCCGAAGCGCTCGCGGATGGCGGCGAACAGGGCCTGCAGGGATTCGACGTCGCGGACGTCGGCGGGTATGAAGTCGGCGGTCGCGCCATCGACCTCGGGCATGACCTCCGGCGCGTTGCGGCCGCAGACGACCACCGTCGCGCCCGCGGCGATGAAGCCCCGCGCGATGCCGGCGCCTATGCCCTTGGTGCCGCCGGTCACGAGCACGACCTTGCCACGGTAATCCAGCGCCGCCGATGGGGAAGCCTGAGTATTCATGCACCTGTCTCCACGAGTATTCGTTCGATGCCTGCGAGTCTAGGGGCGCGCTTCGCCCCGATCGTCGTCTGAACGGACGATGAGCGGCTTGCGTCGAGGACGGAACATGCGTCCCATCCCCTTCCCCGGCCGTCGCGCCCGGGGCGCTCCTGGAGACGCCATGACCACAGACCCGACACCGCCGTCCGATCCGGCCTCGCCCCTGCTGCTCGAACGCCTCGACGGCGGCGTCGCGCTGCTGCGCCTGAACCGCCCGCAGGCCACCAACGCCCTGTCGCTCGAGCTGCAGGCCCTGCTCTCGCAGCGCTTCTCCGAGCTGGCGGCGGACGACACGGTGCGCTGCATCGTGCTCACCGGCGGCGAAAAGGTCTTCGCCGCCGGCGGCGACATCACCAGCATGGCCGGCGTCGGCCCGATCGAGATCACCCAGCGCCACACCGAACGCGTGTGGGGGCCGATCCAGCAGTGCCCCAAGCCGGTGGTCGCCGCGGTATGCGGCTACGCCTATGGCGGCGGCTGCGAACTGGCGATGCTGGCCGACATCATCGTCGCCGGCGAGGGCGCCCGCTTCTGCCAGCCCGAGATCCGCATCGGCATCATGCCGGGCATCGGCGGCACCCAGCGCCTGGTGCGCGCGGTCGGCAAGGCCAAGGCGATGCGCATGGCGCTCACCGGCAAGCCGATCACCGCGCACGAGGCGTGGACCGCCGGCCTGGTGAGCGACCTGGTGCCAGACGCCGAGGTGATTCCGACCGCGATCGAACTGGCACGCGTGATCGCCGCCATGCCGCCGCTGGCCGCCGAGCAGATCAAGGAATGCATCCTGCTGGGGATGGACGCCCCGCTCGAGACCGCGCTGGCGATGGAGCGCCGCGCAAACGCCCTCCTGTTCGCCTCGCGCGACCAGAAGGAAGGCATGCAGGCCTTCATCGAAAAGAGGCCGCCGACGTTCGAGGGCCGTTGACGCCCTGAGGGAGTTCGTCGGCACCGCCCGCCCCCGGCGGCTCCTGCCCCACTCCGCCCTCCCCCGTTTTCCACACCTGACAGGAACACCGCGCAATGGCAGATTCGCCCCTTACCCAAGCCTCTCCCGCCCCCAGCCCCGCCCTGTTCCGCCTCGACGGCTGCGTCGCCATCGTAACCGGCGCCGGCCGCGGCATGGGCCGCGGTGTGGCCGAGACCCTTGCCCGCCAGGGCGCCACGGTTGCGATCAACGACTTCTTCCCCGAGCGCGCCGAGGCCGCCGCCGCCGAGCTGCGCGCCGCCGGGCTCAAGGCCCTCGCCGCGCCTGCCGACGTGACCGACTACGAGGCGGTCCAGCGGATGGTGGCCGCCGTGCGCGAGCAGGCCGGCATCGTGGACATCTACGTCTCCAACGCCGGCGTGCCCACCACCGGCATGGGCTACGGCAAGTTCCTCGAATCGAAACCCGAGGACTGGGAGCGCTTCGTGAAGCTCAACATGTACGGGCTGATGAACGGCTGCCACGCCGT
This genomic stretch from Thauera sp. GDN1 harbors:
- a CDS encoding MaoC family dehydratase, with the protein product MTSKNSKRFDDVRPGEALPELAIPITTTLIASTAIATRDYFPGHHDMEAAQQLGSPHVFMNILTTSGLTQRFIEGWAGPAARFKALKIKLGAPNYPGDTMTFSGEVVRADAATREVEVALKGKNSMGSHVTGSATLVMP
- a CDS encoding bile acid:sodium symporter family protein; protein product: MNLLTLLFDRFTILLTAVVVLATVLPAQGAFAVFFDWLTHAGIALLFFLHGARLSRRAIIDGAMHWRLHLLVFVCTFAMFPLLGLALGPVLRPLLGDGLWLGMLYLCLLPGTVQSAIAFTSIARGNIPAAVCAASASSLVGIVLTPLLADLVLGSTGAGVSLGEAIVRIGVQLLLPFTAGHALRPWVADWVARRQRWLRVVDQGSILLVVYTAFGAAVLDGIWRMVPASALAQLVVCCVVLLALVLLATTWLARAFGFDVEDEITIVFCGSKKSMATGVPMAQIIFSGGAAGLAILPLMVFHQIQLMVCAVMARRYAERDQQAAVEQHAPQ
- a CDS encoding MFS transporter, yielding MDSRTDTRSAWAVYAALLFGTFITIEAAAFQAPALPSVTRHFGIPVNMSALILILYSLALTVFAPIMGRLGDQHGRKRVITIGMVVFAASEFAAAWAPNFWFFLGARFVQGLGAACILPGVFAYATHLFPDNKRGLALGILAFTMTFGAASGGLLGGLLIDRLGWPSVYWISGALTLFGLVPVRMLVPEIAPAKHQAAFDYTGAMLLFAVIASLLSLPTWATNFGKESPITWAIVVVGISALIVLWRHSKRMANPVIDLGILARGTFATPSAIYWLHMIFSSGVVYSLAFFINSRPGGTAAQFGFVTLFLYGSGLISSPIAGKLVDRIEPRVLVIIAMLASLGGTLLFLNIDVTTPLWMVIAVACIMGLSIGCNTPAIMKLALGAVPAKDMGAGSGLFSMFRDLGSPTGSSLSLAVFGASLAYATQTAISRQIAALGLDAADLEALARAAGSRARELPAEVAARLGEHGLSAEAVLAEANVAGLNAALANVGYMLLGLIVLALMLSLRLGRTRTRAVVGDARAPAG
- a CDS encoding OB-fold domain-containing protein, which gives rise to MAEQEWMSEVRAKVGREYGRVYAWDEVNAPMIRQWCEVMGVDNPLYLDADYAATTEFGGIVAPPAMLQAWCLEGLHMNNYAPGSTDENPYEVLKTLEAHGFPSVVAVNSDLSFERYVKLGEKLYYTTRLDAVGEEKTTALGTGYFVTLIMSFFSQKPEGDEKVGQLLFRVFKFRPANVPKPVEKGAAPAVPKFKRPKPGISDDTRFFWEGVEAGKLRIQRCTCCSTLRHLPAPVCIKCHSFDWDTIEASGKGSLYSFVVMHYPEVPPFEHPNPIGLIELDEGVRLIAGLVGVKRDEIRIGQRVQVEFQSFDDGELTLPMFRPIAA
- a CDS encoding enoyl-CoA hydratase, which encodes MTTDPTPPSDPASPLLLERLDGGVALLRLNRPQATNALSLELQALLSQRFSELAADDTVRCIVLTGGEKVFAAGGDITSMAGVGPIEITQRHTERVWGPIQQCPKPVVAAVCGYAYGGGCELAMLADIIVAGEGARFCQPEIRIGIMPGIGGTQRLVRAVGKAKAMRMALTGKPITAHEAWTAGLVSDLVPDAEVIPTAIELARVIAAMPPLAAEQIKECILLGMDAPLETALAMERRANALLFASRDQKEGMQAFIEKRPPTFEGR
- a CDS encoding acyl-CoA dehydrogenase family protein, with amino-acid sequence MFVDLTPEQHVLRLKVRDYFQTLMTPELRSELRGKEGGELYRNTIRKMGADGWLAVGWPKEHGGQGYAATEQLIFFEEANIAGAPLPFVTISTVGPALMEAGTELQKKKFLPGIAAGEIMFAIGYSEPEAGSDLATLKTSARLEGDHFVVNGNKLWTSGAEAADYVWLAARTDPNLPRHKGVSILILDTTAEGFSHTVIPTCSNPTAATYYDNVKVPRDMLVGELNGGWKLITAQLNHERLGLGSWSDKVVALFRRVLLWAKARDENGRRAVDAAWVRSLLAECYAKIEAMRLINFRIAADLERGHMDVALASATKVYGSESVVDILRKLSEIVGASGLVREGSAAAALLGELEYEVRASVTLTFGGGTNEIQRELVAQFGLGMPRSR
- a CDS encoding lipid-transfer protein, which encodes MTDMSLSGRAAIVGLGATEFSKNSGRTELRLAMESTLAALADAGIDPSEVEGFSSYTMDKVPDYEIARLLGCKNVKFFSQIPHGGGAACAPVVHAAMAVATGLAKVVVVFRAMNERSWYRFGTGTYGFGSTPIFENVNYGWYMPYGFHTPAAWVGMFAQRYMHEYGATSEDFGRVSVAVRDFAATNPAAFFYGKPITLEEHQASKWIAEPLRLLDCCQESDGAVAMVITSAERARDLKQKPVIIKAGSQGITEGQQSMTSYYRDDITGLPEMGVVAKELYAQSGLGPDAFQTAVIYDHFTPFVLPQLEEFGFCKRGEAKDFIRAGEHARGGKLPINTHGGQLGEAYIHGMNGVAEAVRQVRGSAANQVADVENVLVTAGTGVPTSGLILGVA
- a CDS encoding SDR family NAD(P)-dependent oxidoreductase; the protein is MADSPLTQASPAPSPALFRLDGCVAIVTGAGRGMGRGVAETLARQGATVAINDFFPERAEAAAAELRAAGLKALAAPADVTDYEAVQRMVAAVREQAGIVDIYVSNAGVPTTGMGYGKFLESKPEDWERFVKLNMYGLMNGCHAVLPGMIEKKWGRIVAITSESWRAAVPMGIAAYAASKAGVVGFVRQLAAEVGRKGVNVNALSLGTMNNWEGSEELARKNCIVPRAGSPADVGAGVAWLASREAEWVTGQIVPLNGGGITA
- a CDS encoding helix-turn-helix transcriptional regulator, whose amino-acid sequence is MPQSLPEELAGLAALPRPVFGHTESVANRALGYRHAHPWVQFAYAVAGVLDVRTDAGRYIAPPQRAVWIPAGVAHQVRCSADTEIRSLYIDPSAVPGAQGGCRVLAVSPLLRELIRAFGDLPAECEEHGPGGRLAAVLLDQVAAAPALGLMLPLPQEPRLRRVCEAFEAEPDSRDGLAAWGARLGCSERTLARLFRQHTGLNFRLWRQRLRLISALPLLEAGEGVTDVAIACGYDSVSAFIASFREHFGATPGEFAGGVGRAEAGATFQRE
- a CDS encoding SDR family oxidoreductase gives rise to the protein MNTQASPSAALDYRGKVVLVTGGTKGIGAGIARGFIAAGATVVVCGRNAPEVMPEVDGATADFIPADVRDVESLQALFAAIRERFGRLDVLVNNAGGAPFALADKASPRFHEGIIRLNLIAPLNVAQQANALMQQQAEGGVIIFIGSVAASRPSPGTAAYGAAKAGVLSLASSLAVEWAPKVRVLTISPGLVQTEQAHLHYGDEAGIAAVGATIPAGRMATPDDIANACLYAGSPMAAYFAGTNLLLHGGGERPAFLAAANTGDQP
- a CDS encoding acyl-CoA dehydrogenase family protein encodes the protein MDFQLTDDQRAIADMAGSLFGDLCTDDRLRAFDTAGEPFMADLWKQCVETGLHALAIPEDAGGTGLGMTELMLVLEAQGRGLGHVPLWRHQLAAATLARFGGAGGAEIAAAAAESKLMITLALGAAARTHGIALEARREGEGWVLDGTVAAVALGAEVCRALLLAETDDGPRLVSVNLRDAGIEKVPGVFTHREAVADLGFRAHRLAADAVLPEAALPWLEQRAIAALAALQLGVSSEQVRRTVEYINERRQFDRAIATFQAVQMSMADAHIAIEALRSALWQLVYRLDAGLPSPSEALAVKYLASECGHLVGHKAQHVHGGIGVDLTYPIHRYLYWSRALGITLGGSAATLERLGDWLANNDKLGWKYDLEEQQAL